The Cucurbita pepo subsp. pepo cultivar mu-cu-16 chromosome LG08, ASM280686v2, whole genome shotgun sequence genome contains a region encoding:
- the LOC111800821 gene encoding uncharacterized protein LOC111800821 — MIDLFLAEPVFNEEEDVGSAKLRISLLSRLESVLWKLLASGGRSEVRLWLYNTIASMTSISPQHQRELFMTFLRSKPLNWDFASHLLQMLFEKRPREAGVLIAKRSYIMEKFFEGNPRRISQWFSNFATNGASDHGKGAKALAQFSFVNRDICWEELEWNGKHGQSPAVVATKPHYFLDLDVHQTVKNFIKNVPEFWYSNEFAESLKDGEILFLDTKFFVKYLFDQMLKDDSRDVWDAINEFLTQESFSSLCQHLLITLEEADFCCFLKMLCKLLRPRMETKDFGNSSLLFEVILSKYGDAESLDQILLLNAVINQGRQLLRFVQDEDAEEELDEIKTIIYEISAISSDTHSLSPLLKECYRRKKTIEVIKWLGLQSWVLHYRMSDECQTSELWESLFVDNGICFRKSNEYALLDHSCLSEDDGFEPCNTASVKSKKRKRVKKGRKRRKRNSDDEDSCDDELLDFDIKRDKTDLKLNTGSWLLSIDNYTVPWNAIDLPEYLSKQCMASWMKWLFSNRE, encoded by the exons ATGATTGATCTGTTTCTGGCTGAGCCTGTCTTTAACGAAGAAGAGGATGTTGGCTCTGCGAAGTTGAGAATTTCTTTGTTAAGCAGATTAGAATCTGTTTTATGGAAATTGCTGGCTTCTGGAGGACGGTCCGAGGTCCGATTATGGCTTTATAATACTATAGCTAGTATGACATCTATCAGTCCCCAGCATCAGCGAGAACTGTTCATGACCTTTCTGAGATCGAAGCCACTGAATTGGGACTTTGCATCTCACTTGCTGCAAATGCTCTTTGAAAAGAGACCACGAGAAGCAGGAGTTCTCATTGCCAAGAGAAGCTACATCATGGAGAAGTTTTTTGAAG GAAACCCAAGACGAATATCTCAGTGGTTTTCGAATTTTGCTACAAATGGTGCATCTGATCATGGAAAAGGTGCCAAGGCCTTGGCAcagttttcttttgtaaatCGAGACATTTGCTGGGAGGAGCTTGAGTGGAACGGGAAACACGGGCAGTCTCCTGCCGTGGTTGCGACAAAGccccattattttcttgatctGGATGTGCATCAAACTGTGAAGAATTTCATTAAGAATGTACCTGAGTTTTGGTATTCCAATGAGTTTGCGGAGTCACTAAAAGATGGTGAAATTTTGTTCCTCGATACAAAATTCTTTGTGAAATATCTCTTCGATCAAATGCTTAAAGATGATTCAAGAGATGTTTGGGATGCCATTAATGAGTTCCTAACGCAGGAgtcattttcttcattatgTCAACACCTCCTTATTACTCTTGAAGAAGCTGATTTCTGCTGCTTTCTAAAAATGCTATGTAAACTTCTCCGCCCCAGAATGGAAACCAAGGATTTTGGTAATTCATCTCTTCTGTTTGAGGTCATACTTTCTAAATATGGTGACGCTGAATCTCTAGATCAGATTTTACTATTAAATGCTGTCATTAATCAAGGACGCCAACTTTTACGGTTTGTACAAGATGAAGATGCAGAGGAAGAATTGGATGAAATCAAGACTATTATTTACGAGATTTCAGCAATCTCAAGCGACACTCATAGCTTATCCCCGCTATTGAAAGAGTGCTACAGGAGAAAAAAGACAATAGAGGTGATAAAATGGCTAGGGCTTCAGTCTTGGGTTCTTCACTATAGAATGTCAGATGAATGTCAAACTTCTGAGTTATGGGAATCCTTGTTTGTTGATAATGGCATATGCTTCCGAAAATCTAATGAATATGCATTGTTAGATCACAGCTGTCTATCAGAAGACGATGGTTTTGAACCATGTAATACGGCATCAGTTAAATCTAAGAAGCgaaaaagagtgaaaaaaggtagaaaaagaagaaaaaggaactCTGATGATGAGGATAGCTGTGACGATGAGCTGTTAGACTTTGATATTAAAAGGGATAAAACGGATTTGAAGTTAAACACTGGAAGTTGGTTGCTTTCCATTGACAACTATACCGTACCATGGAATGCT ATTGATCTACCAGAATACCTATCAAAGCAATGTATGGCTTCATGGATGAAATGGCTGTTTTCTAACCGCGAATGA
- the LOC111800834 gene encoding protein ABHD17B-like, producing the protein MGCMLSHLASKFAFFPPSPPTYQIRKRDGDSDGDARLTVVPKAAGAPVDDSLLDVLMIDTKRGNKIVGFYLRNPCARLTLLYSHGNAADLGQLYDLFLQLKVNLRVNLMGYDYSGYGASTGKPSELNTYADIEAVYECLETEYGVSQEDLILYGQSVGSGPTLHLASKLPRLRGVVLHSAILSGLRVLCHVKFSFCFDIYKNINKIKKVKCPVLVIHGTEDDVVNWLHGNGLWKKSREPYDPLWIKGGGHCNLELYPDYIRHLCKFIQEMENMTTKIRLKRIRQTLELQTRSCCCSGSCDGCCCRLKCCQPKCPRPSCASCCSIRLKCPKCPTCPKCPTPGCCFSCPSISSCFAWMCCNCTSCFQWRCSNCCSSCFQWRCCCGRGSSNG; encoded by the exons ATGGGTTGCATGCTCTCTCATTTGGCCTCCAAATTCGCCTTCTTTCCGCCGTCGCCACCGACTTACCAGATCAGAAAGCGTGACGGCGACAGCGACGGCGACGCCCGCCTTACGGTGGTTCCGAAGGCGGCGGGAGCGCCGGTGGATGACAGTTTGCTGGATGTTTTGATGATCGATACTAAACGTGGGAATAAGATTGTGGGGTTTTATTTAAGGAATCCATGTGCGAGGCTTACTCTGCTTTATTCCCATGGCAATGCGGCGGACCTCGGCCAGCTTTATGATCTCTTCCTTCAGCTTAAAGTTAATCTCCGAGTTAATCTCATGgg ATATGACTACTCTGGCTATGGAGCTTCAACTGGTAAG CCTAGCGAATTGAATACGTACGCTGACATCGAAGCGGTTTACGAGTGCCTTGAAACTGAGTATGGAGTGAGCCAAGAAGACTTGATCTTGTATGGGCAGTCTGTTGGAAGTGGACCAACATTGCATTTGGCTTCTAAGTTGCCGAGGCTAAGGGGCGTCGTCCTGCATAGTGCAATTCTTTCGGGTTTACGTGTTCTATGCCATGTGAAATTCTCCTTTTGCTTTGACATTTATAAG aacatcaacaaaatcaagaaGGTGAAGTGCCCTGTGCTTGTGATACAT GGCACAGAAGATGATGTTGTGAACTGGCTCCATGGAAATGGATTATGGAAAAAGTCAAGAGAACCATATGATCCTCTATGGATAAAAGGAGGAGGGCACTGCAACTTGGAGCTTTATCCAGACTACATCCGCCATCTTTGCAAATTCATCCAAGAAATGGAGAACATGACGACGAAGATTCGCCTCAAGAGGATTCGACAGACGCTCGAGCTACAAACAAGATCCTGTTGCTGTTCGGGTTCTTGTGATGGATGCTGCTGCAGGCTGAAATGCTGTCAGCCAAAATGTCCGAGACCAAGCTGCGCAAGTTGCTGCTCGATACGCTTGAAGTGCCCCAAATGCCCCACATGCCCAAAGTGCCCGACGCCCGGATGCTGCTTCAGCTGCCCCTCCATCTCCAGCTGCTTTGCTTGGATGTGCTGCAATTGCACCAGTTGTTTTCAATGGAGATGCAGCAACTGCTGCAGCAGCTGTTTCCAATGGAGGTGCTGTTGTGGAAGAGGTTCCTCCAATGGGTAA
- the LOC111800869 gene encoding vacuolar protein sorting-associated protein 25 → MQKLGDFKLPHFFNYPPYFTLQPVKDTREKQIQLWKELILDYCRTQKIFVIGLEEEFPLFSNSVIERSLSHEARVVFLSALVSDGRAEWLDKGHRKCLILWHRIQDWADIILHFVKNNGLEDSVMTVEEIRSGVESRGTELQGIDRTILMRALKQLEQKGKLAIFKGSSTDDEGIKFSV, encoded by the exons atgcagAAATTGGGAGATTTCAAGCTACCACATTTCTTCAATTACCCTCCATATTTCAC TTTGCAACCGGTGAAGGACACCCGTGAGAAGCAAATTCAACTTTGGAAGGAACTTATTCTCGACTACTGCCGAACACAAAAGATATTTGTCATTGGACTCGAGGAGGAATTTCctctattttcaaattctgTCATTGAGA GATCTCTCAGTCATGAAGCTAGAGTAGTTTTTCTCTCTGCCTTAGTTTCAGATG GTCGTGCAGAATGGCTGGATAAGGGACATAGGAAATGTCTTATTTTGTGGCACCGGATTCAAGATTGGGCTGACATCATTTTGCACTTT GTGAAAAACAATGGACTTGAAGATAGTGTTATGACAGTTGAGGAAATACGTTCAGGAGTTGAGTCCAGAGGAACAG AGCTTCAAGGGATTGACCGTACGATTTTAATGAGAGCATTGAAGCAACTTGAACAGAAGGGAAAGCTTGCAATTTTCAAGGGTTCTTCAACAGACGATGAAGGCATTAAATTCTCTGTATGA
- the LOC111800811 gene encoding J protein JJJ2, translating to MNGEAEQKPEARRLRELAETKFRDSNLKSALKYAKRAHRLDPNLDGAAEILTSLQILRVAAGSPDEWYRILQVEPFAHINTIKKQYKKLALLLHPDKNPYAGSEEAFKLVNEAFRFLSDKVRRKEYDLKLRIRIQDEKIGDADAEVATESETFWTACSTCQLLHQFEKRYVGYNLVCPSCRKSFKAVEVVHNEPEIVENGHMVRGRRLRNLSSRQNSGSFQGLEPPSSRKKVSTTQSKRNSSVKKTSGEKEKGMEMNGKAVSVEDELRNGDLEEEHDSDDEIWSRRRLRSGSMKKKMSSVGEILERSKLKPVKMEEEMMTLAELQSQVIRKARKEKMKLKLKEEEEAEERENKRKKGVEDGDDNDGDERLTLKEMEGLLRIRRQEASKRARFPRNEKQRNLKKDVNLEIKKQGSSCDLDMMVEDSDFYDFDKDRMERSFKKGQVWAIYDDDDGMPRHYGLIEEVTVNPFEVKMSWLDVQNNGEERLLSWEKLGFHVSCGRFKVSKKTTIDSLNIFSHVVDCERAAREVYRIYPKKGSVWALYKEQEALDAEKKRNVSNKEKRTYDIVVFLTTYSEMHGLSMAYLEKVDGYKTIFKRREIGYHAIRWFGKDDIQLFSHQIPTRKLSVDEELGHLKDCWELDPASLPSDLVTTCKGS from the coding sequence ATGAACGGAGAAGCTGAGCAAAAACCAGAGGCTCGGCGTCTCCGAGAACTGGCTGAGACGAAGTTCAGAGATTCCAATCTCAAATCTGCTCTCAAATACGCCAAACGAGCCCACCGCCTCGATCCAAACCTCGACGGCGCCGCTGAAATCCTCACCTCCCTTCAGATTCTCCGAGTTGCCGCCGGCTCTCCGGATGAATGGTACCGGATTCTTCAGGTGGAGCCCTTCGCTCACATCAACACAATCAAAAAACAGTACAAGAAGCTGGCTCTGCTTCTGCATCCCGATAAGAATCCCTATGCCGGTTCCGAGGAGGCGTTCAAGCTCGTCAACGAGGCGTTTCGCTTTCTGTCCGACAAGGTTAGGAGGAAGGAGTACGATTTGAAGCTCCGGATACGAATTCAGGACGAGAAGATTGGAGATGCTGATGCGGAGGTTGCTACGGAGAGCGAAACGTTTTGGACTGCTTGCTCGACTTGCCAATTGTTGCACCAGTTTGAGAAAAGGTACGTAGGCTATAATTTGGTGTGTCCTAGTTGTAGAAAGAGCTTTAAGGCCGTTGAGGTCGTGCATAATGAACCTGAAATTGTGGAAAATGGACACATGGTTAGGGGTAGAAGGTTGAGGAATTTGAGTTCTAGGCAAAATTCTGGTAGTTTTCAGGGATTAGAACCACCTAGCTCGAGAAAAAAAGTGAGTACCACTCAATCGAAGAGAAACTCTTCAGTGAAGAAAACTAGCGGTGAGAAGGAGAAGGGTATGGAAATGAATGGAAAAGCTGTTTCTGTAGAAGATGAACTTAGAAATGGAGACTTGGAGGAAGAACATGATAGTGATGATGAGATATGGAGTAGAAGAAGATTAAGAAGTGGGAgtatgaagaagaagatgagtagtGTTGGTGAGATTTTGGAGAGGTCTAAGTTGAAGCCTGtaaaaatggaggaagaaatgaTGACTTTGGCTGAATTACAGTCTCAGGTGATTCGGAAAGCTCGAAAAGAGAAGATGAAACTGAAGttaaaggaggaggaggaagcaGAGGAAAGAGAGAATAAGAGGAAGAAGGGCGTTGAGGATGGTGACGACAACGACGGTGACGAGAGACTAACCTTGAAAGAGATGGAGGGTCTACTACGGATTCGTCGGCAAGAAGCATCGAAGAGGGCCAGGTTCCCGAGAAACGAAAAACAAAGGAACTTGAAGAAGGATGTGAATCTGGAAATTAAGAAGCAAGGATCTTCTTGTGATTTGGATATGATGGTGGAAGATTCagatttttatgattttgacaAGGATAGAATGGAGAGAAGTTTCAAGAAAGGGCAAGTTTGGGCTATATACGACGACGACGATGGAATGCCGAGGCATTACGGTTTGATCGAAGAAGTTACTGTAAACCCATTTGAGGTGAAGATGAGTTGGTTGGATGTTCAAAACAATGGGGAAGAAAGGCTACTTTCTTGGGAGAAATTGGGATTTCATGtttcttgtggtagatttaAGGTCTCTAAGAAAACAACCATTGATTCATTGAACATTTTTTCTCATGTTGTGGATTGTGAAAGAGCAGCAAGGGAAGTCTATAGGATTTATCCCAAAAAGGGTTCAGTTTGGGCACTTtacaaagaacaagaagctTTGGATGCTGAGAAGAAACGAAACGTTTCGAATAAAGAGAAGCGAACTTACGACATCGTGGTGTTTCTAACAACTTATAGTGAGATGCACGGTTTAAGTATGGCTTATCTCGAGAAGGTTGATGGATACAAGACGATATTCAAGAGAAGGGAGATTGGTTATCATGCTATTAGATGGTTCGGGAAGGACGATATTCAGTTATTTTCGCATCAAATTCCTACTCGGAAGCTTTCTGTAGATGAGGAACTTGGGCATCTGAAGGACTGTTGGGAGCTTGATCCAGCATCTCTTCCTTCAGATTTGGTAACCACCTGCAAGGGCAGCTAG
- the LOC111800830 gene encoding bZIP transcription factor 16-like, producing MSSSEMEKPPKDKETKTPPLTTQEQTSTTSAGAVNPDWSGFQAYSPMPPHGFLASSPQAHPYMWGVQHIMPPYGTPPHPYVAMYPPGGIYAHPSIPPGSYPFSPFAMPSPNGITEASGNTAGSLDGEGKPPEVKEKLPIKRSKGSLGSLNMITGKNNELGKTSGTSANGAYSKSGESASEGTSEGSDANSQNESQPKLGSRQDTLEGEASQNGNSMHGTQNGGSNTQAMTVIPLAAAGAPGVIPGPTTNLNIGMDYWGASSAIPAMHGKVPSTRVAGGLVGSRDSVQSQLWLQDERELKRQRRKQSNRESARRSRLRKQAECDELGHRAEALQEENASLRSEVNRIRSEYEQLLSENTSLKERLGEVTGNEEVRASRNGQHSSNETTQLTESEVVQVGIKN from the exons ATGAGTAGCAGTGAGATGGAGAAACCACCCAAAGACAAGGAGACCAAGACACCGCCGCTTACCACCCAG GAGCAGACTTCAACCACTAGCGCTGGCGCAGTTAATCCTGATTGGTCGGGATTTCAG gCATATTCTCCAATGCCTCCGCATGGTTTCTTGGCATCAAGCCCCCAAGCCCACCCATATATGTGGGGAGTTCAG CATATTATGCCTCCTTATGGCACGCCTCCACATCCATATGTTGCAATGTACCCCCCTGGTGGCATATATGCTCATCCTTCCATTCCTCCG GGATCGTATCCTTTTAGCCCATTTGCAATGCCCTCTCCAAATGGCATCACTGAGGCCTCT GGTAATACAGCAGGCAGCTTAGATGGGGAGGGTAAGCCACCTGAAGTGAAGGAAAAGCTTCCAATTAAAAGATCAAAAGGAAGTTTGGGCAGTTTGAACATGATTACGGGGAAGAACAATGAGCTCGGTAAAACATCTGGAACATCTGCCAATGGAGCATACTCTAAAAG TGGTGAGAGTGCTAGCGAAGGTACAAGTGAAGGAAGCGATGCCAATTCTCAAAAT GAATCACAACCTAAGTTAGGTTCCAGGCAAGACACTTTGGAAG GTGAAGCATCTCAGAACGGCAACTCCATGCATGGTACTCAAAATGGAGGATCTAATACTCAGGCAATGACTGTCATTCCATTGGCTGCTGCTGGGGCCCCGGGAGTCATTCCTGGTCCCACGACCAACTTAAATATTGGAATGGACTATTGGGGTGCATCATCCGCTATCCCTGCAATGCATGGAAAGGTTCCATCAACTCGAGTAGCTGGAGGATTAGTTGGATCTCGGGATAGTGTACAGTCACAGCTTTGGTTGCAG GATGAGAGAGAGCTTAAaagacagagaagaaagcaaTCAAATAGAGAATCTGCACGGCGATCCCGGTTACGCAAGCAG GCAGAGTGTGATGAACTAGGACACCGAGCTGAAGCCTTACAAGAAGAAAATGCCAGTCTTAGGTCTGAAGTGAACCGGATAAGGAGTGAATATGAACAATTACTTTCAGAGAATACTTCTCTGAAG gAACGACTCGGTGAAGTTACGGGAAACGAAGAAGTAAGGGCCAGCAGGAACGGCCAGCATTCGAGTAACGAAACCACACAACTTACAGAGTCGGAGGTTGTACAAGTTGGTATCAAGAATTGA